The Argentina anserina chromosome 5, drPotAnse1.1, whole genome shotgun sequence genome includes the window aaacaatatttttttataattcatctctttaatttatttcaaactttATTAATCTATcataaatttcaagtttcacataaatatgaataaacaGTAGAATTCGTAAACTTCAGATTGATGGATTTTAAGATACTATTATTTATAAACTCctataaatttaataatttcttTATCCAAACGCAATATTACATAAATTTGTAGGGAAagttctttaaaaaaaaaaaaaaaccttttgTAGTAACATTTTCTAGTGCACTTTGACCGGTCTACCCTTTTAAGCAATTAAAAGCAGGAAGTCACCCAGTTACAGTACAACTAAAACCGCCTCTCACGAATCTAAGAACCCGCCATAGCTCATCAGCCTCATCTACTAAACCCCAGCTCATCTTAAAGTCCGATACAAACCTCCGACTGTCTCACGTTCGGTCCCAATGTTCCCACAATCATGGAACTCAAACTCTAACCAGGTTCATGATCCATATTTTTCTTCTGGGTTTTGTTTAGGGTTTTAAAGATTCAATCTTTCACCCAATCGATTTGAACTGAGAGACCCACATGGCTTACTGGCGAGGCCTCTCGTCCAGAGCAACCATCATAGCTCGGCGAAGGCAGCACCATCCCTGCCTCTCTCACATTCTCCACGACGACAACGacaacgacgtcgttttggaaCCCTCCTCTCCTTCCCCATATACCAATCATTTCCTGACGCAAAAGCGCTTCTTTGGAAGCACTTTGGATCATAAGGTTTCAAGCTTGGGTGGATTTAATCAGAACCGGAGGATTTCGAATGCTCTGCTTTTGTCGCCGGCTGCTTTCGGGTTCGGTCGGAACATGTCGACGGCGAGTGGGGGAGGGTCGGAGAATGTTGGTCGGGTGTTTAGTGATGTGCCGGATATTCTGACGGAAGCTGTGACTTCGCAGCTGCCGGCGGTGAATGAGGTGGCGATTGCGGCGGCTGATTCTTGGTTGCCGGTGAAGGGCTTGCAGTACTTGATTGATTATGTTCATACTACTGCTGGAATGGACTGGTTAGATAGCTGTTTTAGTATCTGATTTTTGGATTCttagttttctttgttttatgaGTTCTCTGTGAATGTAGAGAAATCAATGTGAAATTTGCATTTAAGTTTAGATGAGAACAAATTCTGAAGTTAATCTTTAGAGTTGTGCAGCATTTAGAGGGTAATCTGGTTTAGGATTGCATAGTGAAGGTATTTAGTTctgtttcttttattgtttcaggTGGGCTGCCATAGTGGTAACAACTCTTATGATTCGAACGCTCACGGCTCCGCTTCTTGTGAACCAAATGAAATCATCAGCAAAGCTCACTGTAAGTTTTGTTCCTGGTGGTGTATTTTCTGTTAAAGTTTTCTAATTATATCAATCATGTCGGCCACCTTTTCGTGCCTTATGTCTCTCACTTTGAGTGAGAAATTCTAGATGAAGTAGTTTTTACGTTTACGACTGTCTGTTCTAATTGAGACTTCTTGTTGTTGGTGTCACTTTCTGCAGCTCATGAAGCCACGCCTAGAGAAACTTaaggaagagatggaaagCAAGGAAAGCAATGTATGATGCCTGATTCTTGTGTTAAGCTCTTGCTTATAAACTTTACATTTTCATGCCTTAACTCGTCCCGTCATTACCACACCATCCACTCTTTAATGCATAATGCCTGATAAAATACTGATAATGAAATACAACTACAACTTAGCAACTCTGCTGTCTTTCTGctagtttagattttgttctTGTTATGATTTGCTATGCTTTCCCTTGATCATGTGAATAATTACCAGTAAGATGCTTTAGAATGATTCTGGTATGCATTTTATGCTCAAACCAAGGAAAATACTGGATATACTGAGCTGTCCCTACGATTATAGTAGGAATGCGCGAGGGGATTTATCAATTGTCTTATATCTTTATCAGGGTATGGATGTCCAAGCTAGGATTGAATATCAACAGAAAGTAAAGGGGCTATTCAAAGAGTAAGCGACTTTTACTTGGTGTTAGGGTAGAGTATCTGCAGAAATTTACACTTTTTTTAAATCTTCATCGCATGTACTTGTTTGATGTTGAAGAACACAAATGTTTTGGCCAAAGtaattttcatcaattttaTGAAGCAATtggagattctattgtatttgcttTCTATTGAGCTTCCCTTCTGTTGGCTGGCAATGCAAAGCCTTTGATTTAGTTTCACCTTACTTTGGTTGTACTTGGGTTGCCATTTATCACATGAGAGATTTTGTTTACTTTAATGTTGCCTGGAAAGAATTTGATTGTTCAATTCTTCTTGAATGTATTAACATCATGAGATGCGTGtgtattgatttttttcaAGAAAACCTATAATCTTTCTGCATATACCATTTTCTCATTTACGAAACCTTTCTTTCCCAATCATTCTCATTTCTGTagattaattttgattttgcaGATATGGCTGTACTCCTTTAACTCCACTGAAGGGACTCTTTATTCAAGGCCCTATCTTCATCAGCTTTTTTCTAGCAGTAAGATCTCTATCTTAAAAGCTTCCAGCATATAAGTCTGATTCTAGACTTGGGCTTTCATTGTCTCAACTAGATTTGTTTGGCAGATATCGAACATGGCAGAGAAAGTGCCATCGTTTAAAGAAGGTGGTGTCTTTTGGTTTGTTGATCTGACAACTCCTGATCATATGTACATTTTTCCAGTTTTGGCAGGATTGACATTCTTAATAACAGTGGAGGTAGCTTTTCTCTAACCGTAGTTTCAAATTTTGTTCGGTTTTCCATGATGAAATAGCGACATGCTTGTCGAACACTCAGTTGCGCTCTAAAATCTTTCCTTAACTTATATTAGAGTGAGTTTGCATAGGTATAGATCCGAATTCAgcattttctttccttgtaaAATCACCAATAaagttgagaaaaaaaaataggtgTACTTCCATTTGTTCATTTTATGTTACTCTTTTTTGTTGTGAGGAGGTTGCATCTTTTGGTGAGAAGCTTGTTTCAACCAAAGTTATGACTTAAATTGTTTATTTTGTTCATTAGTCCAATATGCTAGAAGGTATGGAGGGAAATCCAATGGCTAAAACCATGAAGAATATCTCAAGAGGGATGGCTATTCTTACAGTTCCATTTACCATGAGCTTTCCGAAGGTACTTTGGCtgatattttgtttctttcactACATATGCTGTATGCGCATCTTTCCGGTCCTTTTTAGAATAAATATGAATTAAGCTTTGCGCTGTCAAGGCAGGAGATCTGAACCTAATggcacctcctcctccttgaAACCAGGGTGGAGGCTGATTCCAGGGTTCAATTACCAAGAGTGGTGTGTGTTGTAATTTATGTTCTCAAAGCATCTTGCACTGCCCATTGAATTCAATGAATTGGCTGTGTGTTATGTTCATATCTAGATAGTATGAAATGCTTCAGTTGCTATATATACTGCCTTTGGTCAATCTCTGTTGGAAGTTATGCTATTGAAATGTGTATGCCTtctacttaaaaaaaaaatttagaataaTAATACTAATTTGTGTGAATGCCAATATATTCCGAAGGCCAATCCATCTTCAACCATATGGCACTTAGTTCCATAAGGCTGGAGAGTCACGAAATGGTCTGATACAAGTCTTGAACTGTTGCATGTTTTTTAAGGTTGTAGTGGTGTCAATTCTGGTATCTGTTGTATAATATTTCTTTAACCTTTTTATTAATGAACATAGCTACCTTCATAGAAGATTTTGTATTATCTCTTATTGAGTTGTGTGGTTTCATTTTTATACCGTCAACCAAAGTTGTGAAGCAAAATAGTGTATTGAAGTCAGACTAATGAAAACTTTACTTGTTCTTATCAACTCTGCAGGCCATATTTTGTTACTGGGTTACATCCAACTTGTTTTCGCTTGGATATGGAATTGGTGAGTCCTTTTTTTAATATAGTTTATGAGCAGTGGAACTTTCCCACATCCTCCCTCCATCCTCTTTTCCTTCTTTCCCCCAGTTCAGTCTCTTTTCTGGGAAGTGATTTGCACATTATCTGTGCATGCACAAAAATTCTCCACTGATAACACTTTTCAACTAATAAATGATTCCACATTTTGTTTTCAGCACTTAAAAATCCTGTTGTGAAGAAGAAACTGGGTCTTCCTGAcccgcctcctcctcctcctccgtcaCCACAGGGATCACAACAATCTGCATTCTCACTATTTTCACAGATGAAACAGCTGGCTGCAACCTCAGAGGCCGCCTCATCAGCCTTTCAACCAGCGAAGATTCAAGATCGGAGAACATCGTCGACATCAGATCTCAGTCAAAGGATTAAAAGTTTAGAGAAAAAAGTAaagggaaaaaagagaaacaagAAGAGGTAGAGAATTTGCTAGTTTTACTAGGTCAACCAATAGCATCACCATTGATGAGGTTTCACTgcctaaatttttttatatcatattCTTTACATCGATGACTTGATATGTATCTTACCAAGAGAGAATTTTTGGGTTTAGGGTTATAATAAACAGACAAAACAGTATGGAAGGTATCACTGcctgaaatttttacaggaaaAGCTGGAGAATTTTGGTGAAACTGGAAGTGCTCAACTACTCTGGTTGAGGGAGGTGTTTTTTCTGTATCTTACTATGGATGAATTGTCAAGGTCCCCATTttattgtaaaaaataaaatcaagttATACATCATCGAATTAGTTTGTTTTCTTGAAAACTTGTGGTGGTGTGTTGAGTGTGTTCCTATGAgcttatcttttccattccaTCAACTCATGCTCCTTCCCTTTCTTTATTCTTAACACGACTATTACTaacaaaaatgaagaaaaagaccCTGCATTTGTCTCTGACGTTTTAGGACCACAATAACAGCTATTCTGCTGTTTGGCAAGTCTCCTCTTCTTCAATCTAGACCCAGCTCTAATTAAattttctcctcctcctttcaGGACCCCATTATCAGATTAACAAGATTTCAATGCCATGCTCTCTTCCTTTTAATTCACTTCAACTTCCATCTACCAATCTCAAGTCAAAACATATCAGCTATCCCTTTCTGGTTTGTCTTATAGAGTCCTAACCATAACAGCTTGTAGCCCTCTGCGGTTCTTCCTTTTTTGGGAAATATTGCAGCCAACAGTTTCTAGTTGTCGGTACATTGTTGTAAACAAACTATCATCGAGTTGCCGAAAGTAATTTTTTTCCCTAACTAATCATTACATACCTAAACATATCAATTCCCATCAAAATTATCGGTATGTGAAATGTGACCAAACCAACTATGATGAAGATGTATTGCTTGCCTGATAAgaaatttggaaaattatATGATCTTCTTGTAGTTTTTACTCCACAGTGCTGATGAGGGTGAGCAGATATTATTGTAAACAATGCCGATTAATGAAAGATTATGCTTTTGAAACGGTTTATGAtgatcatatctcaacaaacGTGTTTGGAATGGACCAAGGTTGCTACAACCCACAACTGCTTGATGTATTTGCTTCATTCATTATCCACCATTAACGTATTCATTTGGATGAAGAGAACAAGAAAAGGAAATAATGTATTCCCTTGGACGATTAGGAGTCCATCCGCACCGACACCTTTCCTATGAGAATCATTTTAAAAGTACCTAGGAGCGTTCAATCAATATATTACACCAAGAACAAACATCAAAATATTAGATAACACAAGAATTGAGCCACAATGCAAAAGCCTCTTTGAGGGAAAAAGACATTGTGATTAGTAAATGAATTTAACTTAAAATCCTTTACAATCACACTTGTCTCGTTCTAAAACACAACCAAATGATTTCATCAAGTAGCACTACAACACTGCTATTGTTCTAGACACCTTAGTTCTATACCACAACTAAGACCAAGAACAACCTACTCTAACACAGTAGGATttgatgagcaactctttttATCACAGTTGCAACCTCTTTAAGAGAACAAGAACTTTTTGTCACAGTCTTGATCTCTACACAGGTTCTCTCTTCACTCTTTGATTGACATCTCAATGCTTTTAAGCTACAGTGTTCTTCACAAAAGCACACGAGCACACATGATGCAAGATGAGATTGTTCTAGACCCTTTGAGCACTCTTAGATGCATACAGCTAAATCAGTGACATGCACAAAAGAACAAACACAGCTATACATAGAGGCAAAGTCTAAGATCCTTAAATCTCAGACTCCCCCATAAATGATAGCAACAATCAACTTGATCACAAAGATAATTTTCCGAAACCGTTTCATTTATTTCTTTAGTCACACACCTAAACAAGGAAAagataatattttgaaaaccACCAACATAAAAAGATTATCTttttccaaaacaattcacaatCAGTCATTATCGCTTCCTAAATAAAACAACTTTACCAAGAATATATAAGATTAggaaaaagataaaaagatCTCACAGTGTTTGAGTTTTGCACAACTCATCAAGATAGGTTTCCTGAGTTGACTAGGAAAGCCAATATCTTCACTTTTTTTTCGGTCTGGAATTTAGgactatatttttctttttaggtgtgcaaaatggattttttttagGACTATATAGGTTCACCTTCTTGAATTTTGCTGACTTGGCATCACCACATCCACAACTTTGAGGCCATCCCTTTTCTTTGACTAACAACAATTTGTCTTCCGTTTGAGGGGTTTAAGAGAccaaaaaaagtaaatttatTTGACAAAGTTATTAGTTCTTCTCAACATCAACTCTTCAATTACCACCCTCTATTTCTTATCTTTCTCTGAGAACCCAACAACCTCtttaatttctaaattcttCAACATCTAACTCCCTCTCTTATTCTTAGTAAAAACACACAAAATGTGGGATTTTGGTGAAATCGAAAATGTTGTCGGGTTTGCCTCCTTGAGTTTGATGAGTGATTTGAGAATGGATAATTAGATTTGATTTGGAGATTTGGTGAGTCACAACGTTGGAGGGGGGAGTGAGCGGCgatgatgaggaggaagatgatggTGAGGACTAAGGAAAGTGGTAAACTGGTAATGAGTTTTATTTGATGGGGTAAAGCTTAAAAGTTGGAATTTTTTGCTGAGTTTACTAGAGAAAGAGGGTTTTGGAGTGCATGCCATGAATGGAGTAGGACGGCAGACGACAACATATGGTTTTTAGGTGGTCAATCATTTTGAGTTATAAAAAGATTTTATTTTGTAAACACTTGTAATTTTGGAATGAATCACAAAATGGAATTAAGTATTGAATTTAAATACTTATAATCTTAGAATGAATCAGGAAAGTTTCAATTGCACCAATTGCTAGAGGGTGGTATTGGCAATGTATAAATTTTTGCGGAATTTTTCGGGTAATTATgacattttaaaattatttaaaataattaaaataaaaatgacatAGACAAATAAGCGGCCAGATTTGCGGCGCGTGTCCCTTTATTTGACTTTAagttaattttaaattatctaacattttctaaaaatcattaaaaaaatagttCTGACACTCTAAAAAAATTCTTCAAAAATTACCACACAATCATGATAATTAACTCTATCTACCCATGTAAAAACTTTAAAACAATTTTAATTGCGCGACACGGCTTCACTTAAGGGGTAGTGTTTAAATTAGGGTTGTCGGGTAAATCGATACCCAAACGATTACGAAATTTGGTGAATTTCATACTGTATCAATATCTTAGTAACTTGATAACATCCAACGGTCAAAATCttattttatcaaatttaCTCACGTGAATCACAATGTGCTTACTAACGTTGCATAACATTCATATTAGGTTATATATAAATGCGTCTGTTTATAAACTAActataataagaaaataaaatctgaaaagaTTAACCGTAGGATATCATCGCTATAGTGTATTATGGTTGTAATAGAAAATTCACGTGTGGCTCTTAATCCACATTTAGTTCATTGTACCCCATGCCCTCTTATTGAGAGTTATGTTATACAAACATAATTATCTAAAAACATTTGCATGAGTTGATAAAACACGGTATTGGAAACGCATAGAAAATTTTGCAGAATTTTTTGGGCACCTATGatatttttaaatgttttttgagttacaaaatcatttaaaataacaaaaacaaaatgacaGAGACAAACAAGTGGTCAGCATTGCATGTGTAAACATTTAAATATTAATCATTCTACCTCTCTAAAGGTAACCATATCACGCGGTTATAAACATGTCAACGTATAAACGTGAGGGATTAATTTTTAGAAATTTCTTTTGTAGCGCCGAAATTATTTAGAAAGATTTTCACAAAATTATAAAAGTTTTGTTAAGGTCtttaaattataataaatgtgtaacaaaaaaattataataaatgTGGCAGCTTATTATTAGTCATGCGGAGTCTTTCTCTAGGTAGATTTGGCCACATTGAATTTTTCCTGAATTGAATTGTCAACTGCTTATTGATACAAATGATTTCTATCAAGGCTTTGACACATTGAATCATGTCCTTTATCCTTCTCCCACGGACCCGCCCCTTCTCCCTTCTCTGCACATCAATGTCTTTGTTCTCTTCAGGTTTTCAATGGTTCAAGTCTTAattaacaattaatcaacttcaAAAGAATCTGAAACCACAAAAGATCCTTCAAGCAATCTAATTATGTTTGAGGCATTAGCGCCTTtaggtttgtttctttcttttgacCGGCCAAAATTTACGGGATGGCACAGTAGTGATGCCAAGTTTTGGGTAGAGTTAGAATCCTAGTTAGCCATGGAGAGGCCGAAGATCAGGCGAGGGTAAGTGAGAATCTGAGATAGAATCGGCGACGGAGAATGGCAGCGATGGTGATGGTTGAAAACTATGTTACCGGGAACGGTGTAGTTTGGGTGGATAACAGGGGTAAAATTGGGTTTGGTCTTGACAATCTGCTTTTGCATTTTGCAATTAGGGGTTAGGTAACAAATTGTAACTCTGTTAGTGCATGTTGTACACGCGTCGTTAGTATATGTTGCTACCAAATTGATGAGAAGGAAGAGAGACTTCGAGAGTCGGTCCACCGTTTGGAAGGTTCTAATTCAATGGAGGGATATCGACGGTGTGGGCCGGACTGTGGACCGAGCATCGTGTACTTCTTTCGGTCCTAGTTATTGAGCTGCGGTCACTTGCCTCCATCTACCTTTGAGATTTGTGACAACGGCCACAACTACCAAACTTGCTCAAAGGAGctttatttttgatattacAGATCTTCTTTTGGTTGTAGAGTATTTTGAAGTTAACTCGTTGAGTAAGTTTTCCATAAAATGTGGTAATTTAAATGGACTAATGACACGTTTACTAATTTAGAATGAAATTAAGAATATATTAATTGATTCCGGATTTATATAATTAGATTATTTACTAACACATAAATTAATTAGATTTAATATGGGTCTCACCTTTTTATCAGGAAATTGATTCCTAACAAACTCCCTAACTTGATACCCAAATGGGGAGATGAGTATCAGAATAAATTCCTCTAATAGTTCAGGTATAAATATTTGTTACTAAAACTACCCTAATGTAAATGAAAATATTTCTAAAGTGTCCAACtcaaattgatatatatatatatatatatatacatatatagtattGCTTAAACTCAAAAATAAACAACCACATATATTCTTTGGGAGTATTTAAGGtaacttcttctctttctctaatattttctcaatttttttcttttatttacataCTATTTGATCGATAGGTGAAATCTAGTTGAAATTATATTTGTCTTATTGAGTGCtaagaaaaaaattcttgTAGTGACCTTGTTTGTCGTTTTGTTGGCAAAAGAATTGGTGTAGCATAGTAGCACTATTGGTAAGTAGAagaaataagtatatatatagaggtattttagtaatcaaattaattttaatttgattCCGATGGCCGGTAAACAACATCAATCGTAATTAgtaaataatatattataattcCATGTTGTAAGTGAACATGTCAATGAAATTGAGATCTCCACATCCAAATCCATTAAGTTTCTCATTcttgatgagttatattccAAAATTAGTAAACATGTCATAAGTTACTTATTGTTCAGATGACTTTGATCGAAAGACCAACACAATAAAATTCGAATCATGATACAAAAACTAGTAATGCCAACACAATCTGTGGcaacaaaaagagaaaaaagaagagagaaaacgaCATAGGCTCATGACATATAGGAAATATGGAACATTGAAGGAGGAAACTATTTTAGAGTCCCGATTTGTCATCACAAGCTTGAAGCTTCACTAAAtggcttgattttttttttttgaggagaacaataCTTGCAAAAGACGTTGTATCAATAAACCAAACCAAATGCAATATGGCGTCACAAATTGTACAACTCAAGAAGCAAAATGTCCTTTGTCTTttagaaatatatatttttggttAATTAAGCCGATTATCCCAAATCCATAGGAATTTTCTGATAATTGAGCTAAAAAAAATAGGAACACGTCACAGGCATGATTTCATTAACGAAACGTATGAAAGTCGACGACGAAATCCGACCGTCAAAACCATCGAAATCTCAACCAAAACCCGCAAATCCAGAATCCCCCGGTTTAACGTGGGACTGAGATCCT containing:
- the LOC126794800 gene encoding mitochondrial inner membrane protein OXA1-like produces the protein MAYWRGLSSRATIIARRRQHHPCLSHILHDDNDNDVVLEPSSPSPYTNHFLTQKRFFGSTLDHKVSSLGGFNQNRRISNALLLSPAAFGFGRNMSTASGGGSENVGRVFSDVPDILTEAVTSQLPAVNEVAIAAADSWLPVKGLQYLIDYVHTTAGMDWWAAIVVTTLMIRTLTAPLLVNQMKSSAKLTLMKPRLEKLKEEMESKESNGMDVQARIEYQQKVKGLFKEYGCTPLTPLKGLFIQGPIFISFFLAISNMAEKVPSFKEGGVFWFVDLTTPDHMYIFPVLAGLTFLITVESNMLEGMEGNPMAKTMKNISRGMAILTVPFTMSFPKAIFCYWVTSNLFSLGYGIALKNPVVKKKLGLPDPPPPPPPSPQGSQQSAFSLFSQMKQLAATSEAASSAFQPAKIQDRRTSSTSDLSQRIKSLEKKVKGKKRNKKR